Proteins found in one Pirellulales bacterium genomic segment:
- a CDS encoding TIGR03032 family protein — LAAEDRCHLNGVVMENDRPRYVTALGETDTQGGWRPDKAKGGCLIDVPSGEIVTRGLSMPHSPRLHDGRLWVLESGTGRLLLVDAVTGLRETVAEVPGFGRGLAFAGQYAFIGLSKIRETSTFGGLPIAERLSELKCGVAVVDLQRGEIAAMLDFQTAVEEIFDVQLLPGLRFPEVIGFQKEAVHHTFVVPG, encoded by the coding sequence CTGGCCGCCGAAGACCGCTGCCACCTCAACGGCGTTGTCATGGAGAATGACCGGCCGCGATACGTCACCGCTCTGGGCGAAACCGACACCCAGGGCGGCTGGCGGCCGGACAAGGCCAAGGGCGGCTGCCTCATCGACGTGCCGAGCGGTGAGATCGTTACTCGCGGCCTCTCGATGCCGCATTCGCCACGCTTGCATGACGGCCGGCTCTGGGTGTTGGAATCGGGCACCGGCCGCCTGCTGCTGGTCGATGCCGTCACCGGTTTACGAGAGACAGTCGCCGAGGTGCCCGGCTTTGGCCGCGGACTGGCCTTCGCCGGGCAATATGCCTTCATCGGGCTGTCGAAGATCCGGGAGACCTCCACCTTCGGCGGCTTGCCGATCGCAGAGCGATTGAGTGAGTTGAAGTGCGGTGTGGCGGTGGTTGACTTGCAACGCGGCGAAATTGCCGCCATGCTGGACTTTCAGACGGCGGTCGAGGAGATTTTCGACGTGCAGCTTTTGCCCGGCCTGCGCTTTCCCGAAGTCATCGGTTTCCAGAAGGAAGCCGTCCACCACACGTTCGTCGTGCCAGGCTAG